One Nicotiana sylvestris chromosome 12, ASM39365v2, whole genome shotgun sequence genomic window carries:
- the LOC138883367 gene encoding uncharacterized protein translates to MVEDSDAMVEDSELWDIICDGPHVSMKKLEETGPLVPKGRREYNDIDRKALTTWGGSSKEFERESDAENISMMVVETEATKYDSLFALMALSDDDDDEEDEDNKEILTIELGEAEQSRDDLVVCVVDLNETIANLELEKEALNKNITSIENERNDLMVVVVDPKETIEGHSNEKHSLEEKIASTEEERDDLLVICADLQETIEGLNREHRNICLGKGKEMASESHILLEKELTAVKTSLCSELERNQQPQSELEKVRNDLEKSLKWTLSSNAVTTMYLNNSGNK, encoded by the exons ATGGTGGAAGACTCGGATGCAATGGTTGAAGATTCAGAACTAtgggacatcatttgtgatggtccacatgtttCCATGAAGAAACTTGAAGAAACAGGACCATTGGTGCCCAAAGGGAGAAGAGAGTACAACGACATTGACAGAAAA GCTCTTACTACTTGGGGAGGCTCCTCAAAGGAATTCGAAAGGGAATCAGATGCAGAAAATATTTCCATGATGGtagtggaaactgaagcaacgaAATACGATTCACTGTTCGCGCTGATGGCTCTgtcagatgatgatgatgatgaagaagatgaagacaataag GAGATCTTGACTATAGAACTAGGGGAGgccgaacaatctagagatgatctagtggtatgtgtagtggacttaaatgaaaccatagctaatcttgaacTAGAGAAGGAGGccctaaataaaaatataaccAGTATAGAGAATGAGAGAAATGATctgatggtagtagttgttgatccaaaagaaacaatagaaggtcATAGCAATGAGAAACATTCCttagaagaaaaaattgcctccACTGAAGAGGAAAGAGATGACCTTCTAGTGATATGCGCTGATCTAcaggaaaccattgagggactcaatagagaacataggaatatatgtcttgggaaagggaaggaaaTGGCCAGTGAGTCACACATCTTACTGGAAAAGGAGTTAACTGCTGTAAAAACTAGTCTTTGCAGTGAACTCGAGCGGAATCAGCAACCCCAATCTGAgttggagaaagtaagaaatgatcttgagaaatccTTGAAGTGGACCTTGTCCTCAAATGCTGTTACTACTATGTATCTAAACAATAGTGGGAACAAGTAG